A portion of the Drosophila innubila isolate TH190305 chromosome 3L unlocalized genomic scaffold, UK_Dinn_1.0 0_D_3L, whole genome shotgun sequence genome contains these proteins:
- the LOC117786510 gene encoding interaptin produces MDSDNSGAGALADDSGLFSCSSEADDATNHSITWPGEQDQNQEQRDSLFLVTQELRKSRSEVERLSKSEQWYKQELQSQKHNRLETLERLYAQERKYMLENQRLQQESLNLQAKCATLQSSTELQATAVSTSLPLTADQHASPADAFEAEQQQARLMDQRQLIDVLRKQKKGLLEDIQRLSLDNDDKLLDLQRQLAGVELENKHMTRQCKQLLDDQREFAHKLELKATTLQSVTAEREQLRQVIAEINETLQTQEQLLALKEKEFLDLKQHYQEKLSNECSIDAMHNYSLAFHGEINAKTSEIATLKHTLHDLQNELLLMSQLQAQNEEQQRQLEQLNFQLEAQQLEQALKDARLEDLTTEKTALVEQLQETQQTVHNLEQQLDQIHKQYEETCAKCEGTKLQLEAQQCQNDEQQLKLKDLREQLEIYVQQCSQLTNALVQTEEQQQEDGKDKCTQTIMDSSELEQRIASLEQQLLAVRKQKQQTVALLQQLLQQQNEKIRNTNEMEADWRQLLEALQVTQQMEQQVQLQLQQKSEELQQLNELFAQQNEQLQQLQLLSQTHETQNTKELQQLRESQATDAAALSQLRAQVQTLLEERENAPRQRHKTLLQMLEMETGRKLQHVKNWPQLTKTMRQELRAAKAAAELPALKMKLVKTSEKHEQALARIKFLEQTLAAERARFEASDSGKSTTSSTPLEPAHEVANLIDDYKKLIQQTAQETGRPRNSYILELIERSQRCQPNLCQLSDDLDACREDMLDLNKLLVNLEASSTRQPPMPSLMEELRAVAEQT; encoded by the exons ATGGATTCGGATAATTCTGGTGCTGGAGCGCTGGCAGATGATTCCGGGCTGTTTAGCTGCAGCAGCGAAGCGGACGATGCAACAAACCATTCCATAACATGGCCAGGCGAACAGGATCAAAATCAGGAACAACGGGACTCGCTGTTTCTGGTGACACAGGAACTGCGAAAATCGCGCAGCGAAGTGGAACGTTTGAGCAAGTCGGAGCAATGGTATAAGCAAGAGCTTCAGTCACAAAAACACAATCGGCTGGAAACGTTGGAGCGTCTCTATGCCCAAGAACGCAAATATATGCTAGAAAACCAGAGATTACAACAGGAATCGCTGAATTTGCAAGCCAAGTGCGCTACGCTCCAGAGCTCCACAGAGTTGCAGGCAACGGCTGTTTCGACATCCTTGCCGTTAACAGCTGATCAGCACGCCAGCCCTGCAGATGCCTTTGAGGCGGAACAGCAGCAGGCGAGGCTTATGGACCAGCGCCAATTAATCGATGTGCTGCGCAAGCAAAAGAAAGGATTACTCGAGGATATACAACGGCTGAGTCTGGACAACGATGACAAGCTGTTGGATTTGCAGCGTCAGCTGGCCGGCGTGGAATTGGAGAACAAACATATGACGCGGCAGTGTAAACAGCTTCTAGATGATCAGCGCGAATTTGCACACAAGCTGGAACTGAAGGCGACAACGCTGCAAAGTGTGACAGCGGAGCGAGAGCAACTGCGTCAAGTTATTGCAGAGATAAACGAAACACTGCAAACTCAGGAGCAGCTGTTAGCGCTGAAGGAAAAAGAATTTCTGGACTTAAAGCAACATTATCAGGAGAAACTGAGCAATGAATGCAGCATCGATGCCATGCACAACTATAGCCTGGCATTTCACGGCGAGATCAATGCCAAGACCAGCGAGATAGCAACACTAAAACACACACTTCACGACCTTCAAAACGAACTGTTGTTGATGTCCCAGCTGCAGGCACAGAATGAGgaacagcagcggcaactgGAGCAACTGAATTTTCAGCTTGAGGCACAACAATTGGAGCAGGCGCTAAAAGACGCTCGCCTGGAGGATTTGACGACAGAGAAGACAGCACTCGTGGAGCAGCTGCAGGAAACACAACAAACCGTGCACAACTTAGAGCAACAACTAGATCAAATACACAAACAGTACGAGGAGACTTGTGCCAAGTGCGAGGGGACCAAATTGCAACTGGAAGCACAGCAGTGCCAGAATGATGAGCAACAGCTGAAGCTAAAGGATCTGCGAGAACAACTTGAGATTTATGTGCAGCAATGCAGTCAACTAACCAATGCGCTAGTCCAAACTgaggaacaacaacaggaggACGGGAAGGACAAGTGCACACAAACCATCATGGATAGCTCCGAATTGGAGCAACGCATTGCGAGCctggagcagcagctgttggctgtccgaaaacaaaagcaacaaactgTTGCACTGCTGCAGCAATTGCTCCAGCAACAAAATGAGAAGATAAGAAACACCAATGAAATGGAGGCCGACTGGAGGCAACTACTTGAAGCGCTTCAGGTTACGCAACAAATGGAGCAGCAAGTTCAACTGCAGCTACAGCAGAAATCCGAGGAACTGCAGCAGCTTAACGAGCTATTTGCCCagcaaaatgaacaattgcagcagttgcaactgctTAGCCAGACACACGAGACCCAAAACACTAAGGAGCTGCAGCAACTGAGGGAATCACAGGCCACAGATGCCGCTGCTCTTAGTCAACTGCGGGCACAGGTGCAAACACTGCTCGAGGAACGCGAAAATGCGCCCAGACAGCGGCACAAAACTCTGTTGCAGATGCTGGAAATGGAAACAGGTCGCAAGCTGCAGCATGTGAAGAATTGGCCGCAGTTGACCAAAACGATGCGACAGGAGCTACGTGCAGCAAAAGCTGCAGCGGAGTTGCCTGCGTTGAAAATGAAACTGGTCAAAACAAGCGAAAAGCACGAGCAGGCGCTGGCCAGGATTAAG TTTCTGGAGCAAACTCTGGCGGCGGAACGAGCTCGCTTCGAGGCTTCCGATTCGGGCAAATCGACAACAAGCTCAACGCCCTTAGAGCCAGCACACGAGGTGGCCAATCTTATTGATGACTACAAaaag CTCATTCAACAAACAGCCCAGGAGACGGGACGCCCACGCAACAGTTATATACTGGAGCTCATTGAGCGCAGTCAACGTTGCCAGCCAAACTTGTGCCAACTGAGCGATGATCTGGACGCTTGTCGTGAGGATATGCTGGATCTCAATAAACTTCTGGTCAATCTGGAGGCCAGTTCAACACGACAACCGCCCATGCCTTCCCTGATGGAGGAGCTACGCGCCGTTGCAGAGCAAACTTGA
- the LOC117786509 gene encoding alsin homolog, which translates to MSNGDNNAGEAFVIYYNNNALQLQWKGVPPLTRSPALRLCYMGSNREETVSEAPTGSRSDSNWLLLLTADHSLYAAQLATGSRILELSLLRTDIVDVDFCRGSRQLFVVLTSGSVQRQLVTGGYRPNAWQTLSFDPLELHDEGVSMRRVCCSEQGVVFVSVSGATYVLGSCGEVFNAEQPRHMRLCEEGKQLLDLVAGDEHFVMLLAPHQPADDVLQLQEQQEERGSLKSVHSGSSEHSFAANTRHLLQQGYALLHTQLFTFGASNGGLLGTGDHIKRAHVARLEKLDGMGVCSIAAGREHSVARTLDGRLYHWGLNNQQQLGDDLSSPMEICLAEQLTPEQHTALEATCGDYRTLLLNAAGQIQTLPHVQTQSQSQSSTYEQTLLHLQMGAAWPRQMRLLHCAGGYTLQNCRQFQRQYHYFLSHLESQLQLLLKQRQAVQILLIWELPALAPLLLNWERIVCLVAATLHSLEGFYRADYVQPADLLFICYHREYIELFESYTKSYCDVLSVNGFGEAVATIGSPPLSNHNPLAELAEESYLTRLFQQPFGVYQQFMQFMELLVKTQPEYDEHRVAWSEFARMSCISQELAVNTKEFWSSKECTPRIAHLRQRERRVILTSALVPLKLGNTGISMSSHSFILFSDFLCQLGSHSLQTYPLNALWVWTEGELGLRITTPEKSFVLITRKSESRKVWLDQLQSSIVSALGRPLGSPVPSVRSTAYEYSREHPKFSRVKACGTWRKGVLHGNCYLEYPDGSVYCGEMHHGVIEGYGKMVIPSTGVYVGNFKGGRFHGYGVYEIHGNGAHDSEIYEGNFCEGLFHGHGMMRNNRYIYVGEYMANTRSGYGVMEDLISGDKYMGMFLDNKRCGIGSCITNRGDYFEGNFAADDLTGSGVAVFENDYYYEGELTLQGPNGRGDYYMPSSDAGNPLGASEEDDDNYELIGNKMFGHLSGTWETVRIQTGELALNRRFPKYPSTLGRMVLDHNRKWRALFHNFESDVANCSISTSSSSSLAGISMGTLKKSAKTTLSTAQIWSCIAIYMNKQRARDAAKPGNYFNNILLSLPLPPKSSSPAQLATSSTPTSQASLVSGKQQSTLDLLNSTPRRIHSQETLCRKLENLQRSDSLLSIGHNSTMDTRSLVSFGLDESLLNHSFNGESNAGNLSSSFSNMSHHNHNNNNNNISKHRKNSSCSITSTTSTGSTMLEQVPSFGMSSTLTEHDVTCIRLYLEQAFKDRYHPLYALNERIANCFHYSYGYWKVKPTPILAKQAMREWESISKRIYRFVRKMFPALPEDYCHLEGTREVISHITLLYPLVLSEGIYSTLFVLYANKYNRKDEIYRQNLNHAEKLNDDELVQLLGHDSCLNAVMLATQFDTAVQTLKQLQEKFSPQDMLTVIQRSMELQTEAYEHAMATNGSQLNADNMIPLSMLCMLRAAVPHLGAELALLDDLTGGPNFQAEMNGMAGYCYTTLKAAYEHITMRTLQRTP; encoded by the exons ATGTCCAACGGGGACAACAATGCTGGCGAAGCATTTGTCATTtattacaataacaatgctCTGCAGCTGCAGTGGAAGGGGGTGCCGCCCTTGACCCGCTCGCCCGCATTGCGACTCTGCTACATGGGCAGCAACAGAGAGGAAACTGTAAGTGAGGCTCCAACTGGAAGTCGATCCGATTCCaattggctgctgctgctgacggcAGATCATTCGCTGTATGCAGCGCAGCTGGCGACAGGCAGCAGGATCTTGGAGTTGAGTCTTTTACGCACTGACATTGTGGATGTGGATTTCTGTCGCGGCAGTCGCCAGCTCTTTGTGGTGCTCACCAGTGGCAGTGTGCAGCGTCAACTCGTCACTGGCGGCTATCGACCAAATGCCTGGCAAACGCTCAGCTTTGATCCGCTCGAGCTGCACGACGAGGGCGTCAGCATGCGTCGGGTTTGCTGCTCCGAACAGGGTGTGGTCTTTGTCAGCGTCAGTGGCGCCACCTATGTGCTGGGCAGCTGTGGCGAGGTGTTCAACGCGGAGCAACCACGTCACATGCGTCTCTGCGAGGAGGGAAAACAGCTGCTGGATTTGGTCGCCGGCGATGAGCATTTTGTCATGTTGCTGGCGCCACATCAACCCGCCGACGatgtgctgcagttgcaggagcagcaggaggagcGGGGATCTCTGAAGTCCGTGCATAGCGGCAGCTCGGAGCACAGCTTTGCAGCCAACACGCGACATCTGCTGCAGCAGGGATATGCGCTGCTCCACACGCAGCTCTTCACGTTTGGTGCCTCCAATGGCGGCCTGCTAGGCACTGGAGATCACATCAAGCGCGCCCATGTGGCACGTCTGGAGAAACTGGACGGCATGGGCGTGTGCAGCATTGCGGCGGGCAGAGAACACAGCGTGGCACGCACCCTGGACGGACGACTCTATCACTGGGGTCTCAACAATCAGCAGCAGCTTGGCGACGATCTCAGCTCGCCCATGGAAATCTGCTTGGCCGAGCAACTGACGCCGGAGCAGCACACAGCGCTGGAGGCCACCTGTGGCGACTACCGAACGCTCTTGCTCAATGCGGCTGGACAGATACAGACATTGCCCCACGTCCAAACGCAGTCCCAATCCCAGTCCAGCACCTATGAGCAGACACTGCTGCATCTGCAAATGGGCGCCGCTTGGCCACGTCAGATGCGTCTCCTGCACTGTGCCGGCGGCTACACGCTCCAGAATTGCCGTCAGTTCCAGCGACAGTATCACTACTTTCTCAGTCACCTGGAAtcgcagctgcagttgctgctcaAGCAGCGGCAGGCAGTCCAAATCCTGCTCATCTGGGAGCTGCCTGCACTGGCGCCGCTGCTGCTCAACTGGGAGCGCATTGTCTGCCTGGTGGCAGCCACATTGCATTCCCTGGAGGGCTTCTATCGAGCGGACTATGTGCAGCCGGCGGATCTGCTGTTCATCTGCTACCATCGCGAGTATATTGAGCTATTTGAGAGCTACACGAAGTCCTATTGTGATGTGCTGTCGGTGAATGGATTTGGTGAGGCGGTGGCCACCATTGGATCACCGCCATTGAGTAACCACAATCCGCTGGCGGAGTTGGCCGAGGAGAGTTATCTGACGCGTCTATTCCAGCAGCCATTTGGCGTCTATCAACAGTTTATGCAGTTCATGGAGCTGCTGGTCAAGACACAGCCGGAGTACGATGAGCATCGGGTGGCCTGGTCCGAGTTTGCACGGATGAGCTGCATTAGCCAGGAGCTGGCGGTGAATACCAAAGAATTCTGGAGCAGCAAGGAGTGTACACCCCGCATTGCCCATCTGCGACAGCGTGAACGTCGTGTGATCCTCACATCCGCCCTGGTGCCGCTCAAGCTGGGCAACACTGGCATCAGCATGTCCAGCCACAGCTTTATACTCTTTTCCGACTTCCTCTGCCAGCTGGGAAGCCATTCCCTTCAGACCTATCCATTGAACGCCTTGTGGGTGTGGACAGAGGGCGAACTGGGATTGAGGATTACCACGCCCGAGAAGAGCTTTGTGTTAATCACACGCAAATCGGAATCCCGCAAGGTTTGGCTCGATCAACTGCAGTCCAGCATTGTCAGCGCCTTGGGTCGACCCCTGGGCAGTCCTGTGCCCAGTGTTAGATCTACGGCCTATGAATATAGTCGCGAGCATCCAAAGTTTAGCAGGGTCAAGGCTTGTGGCACCTGGCGCAAGGGAGTGCTCCATGGCAACTGCTATCTGGAGTATCCCGATGGCAGTGTCTACTGCGGCGAGATGCATCATGGCGTCATTGAAG GGTATGGAAAGATGGTTATTCCCTCGACGGGCGTCTATGTGGGCAACTTCAAAGGCGGCCGCTTTCATGGCTATGGCGTCTATGAGATCCATGGAAATGGCGCTCACGACAGCGAAATCTATGAGGGCAACTTCTGTGAGGGACTTTTCCATGGTCACGGCATGATGAGGAACAATCGCTACATCTACGTTGGGGAGTACATGGCCAACACACGCAGTGGCTATGGCGTCATGGAGGATCTCATCAGTGGCGACAAATATATGGGCATGTTTTTGGATAACAAACGTTGTGGCATCGGCAGCTGCATCACGAATCGTGGTGACTACTTCGAGGGCAACTTTGCGGCCGATGATCTCACGGGCAGCGGTGTCGCTGTCTTCGAAAACGATTATTACTACGAGGGCGAACTGACGCTCCAAGGTCCCAACGGACGAGGCGACTACTATATGCCCAGCAGCGATGCTGGCAATCCTCTGGGTGCCAGCGAGGAGGATGACGACAACTATGAGCTGATTGGCAACAAGATGTTTGGCCATCTTAGTGGCACCTGGGAAACGGTGCGCATTCAAACTGGCGAGCTGGCGCTTAATCGAAGATTTCCAAAATATCCCAG CACACTTGGTCGCATGGTGTTGGATCACAATCGCAAGTGGCGCGCCTTGTTCCACAACTTTGAGTCGGATGTGGCCAACTGCAGCATTTCCACGAGTAGCAGCAGTTCACTAGCTGGCATCTCGATGGGCACGCTCAAGAAATCTGCAAAAACGACGCTGAGCACGGCGCAGATCTGGAGCTGCATTGCCATCTATATGAACAAGCAGCGGGCACGTGATGCCGCCAAGCCCGGCAACTATTTTAACAACATTCTGCTCAGCCTGCCGCTGCCACCGAAGTCATCGTCCCCGGCGCAGCTTGCTACGAGCAGCACGCCGACTTCGCAGGCTTCGCTTGTGTCCGGCAAACAACAGTCCACACTGGACTTGCTCAACTCGACGCCGCGTCGCATTCACTCGCAGGAAACACTCTGCAGGAAACTGGAGAACCTACAGAGATCAGACAGTTTGCTATCGATTGGTCACAACTCCACAATGGACACGCGAAGTTTGGTTAGCTTTGGTCTCGACGAGAGTCTGTTGAATCATAGCTTCAATGGTGAATCGAATGCGGGCAATCTGAGCAGCAGTTTCAGCAACATGTCgcaccacaaccacaacaacaacaataacaacatatcGAAGCATAGAAAAAACAGCAGCTGCTCGATCACATCGACAACCTCCACTGGCAGCACAATGCTGGAACAGGTGCCCAGTTTTGGAATGTCGTCAACACTCACCGAGCATGATGTGACTTGCATACGCTTGTATCTGGAGCAGGCCTTCAAGGATCGTTATCATCCATTGTATGCGTTGAACGAACGCATAGCGAACTGTTTCCATTACTCGTATGGATACTGGAAGGTGAAACCCACTCCGATTCTGGCCAAGCAGGCGATGCGTGAATGGGAATCCATATCGAAACGTATTTATCGCTTTGTGCGTAAAATGTTTCCTGCCTTGCCCGAGGATTACTGTCATCTGGAGGGCACCAGGGAGGTTATCTCCCATATTACACTCCTCTATCCATTGGTGTTATCCGAGGGCATCTATTCCACTCTCTTTGTACTCTATGCCAACAAATATAATCGCAAGGATGAGATATACAGACAAAACTTAAACCACGCCGAGAAGCTTAACGATGACGAACTGGTCCAACTGCTGGGCCATGACAG TTGCCTGAATGCCGTGATGCTGGCTACGCAATTCGATACGGCGGTGCAGACTTTAAAGCAGCTGCAGGAGAAATTTAGTCCTCAGGATATGTTGACTGTGATACAGCGCAGCATGGAGCTGCAAACGGAGGCCTATGAGCACGCCATGGCAA CAAATGGATCGCAGCTCAATGCTGACAATATGATACCGCTCTCTATGCTGTGCATGCTACGTGCCGCAGTGCCACATTTGGGTGCGGAGCTGGCGTTACTGGACGATCTGACGGGTGGCCCTAATTTCCAGGCCGAAATGAATGGCATGGCCGGCTATTGTTATACCACACTCAAGGCTGCCTACGAGCATATCACAATGCGGACTCTCCAAAGGACACCTTGA